In Methylacidiphilum infernorum V4, a single window of DNA contains:
- a CDS encoding 4Fe-4S dicluster domain-containing protein, translating into MDELKGKGKMNRRTFLKTISAAAMATGTITAGGCRRPEAFLVPYTNSPEWVIPGKATFYATSRQTRNGAEPLLVESHEGRPTHIHPNPHFSDYGVSTQTQASILDLYDPDRDGRIIRKGETVSKKEFISFFRERMQQYIDRKGAGLAILSVPIISPTFDRLKADFVEKCPRSTFVFYDPVGNARRNEALKLFYGTSLFPVFHWEKADVILSLGCDFCAGEEGVESIRGFARSRKLKDKNGLMSRLYVVENRLTVTGSMADHRLALKVSDFESFLLSLCYFLVQQGGYDSLKPLVASFGLPAGWGEERTRWIKELARDLHAAQAPLVVINRMASLREQIIVFALNEAFGQRKAIHFIPGIESEGASLEELCEMIKKEEIKELVIIGTNPVYNAPGDLEWPRLQRSLPSVIHFGLLYDETAACADWHVPLNHYLESWGDSRTSKGIYVSQQPLIEPLFGSIGLLELMAFMNGMWEAIEEPEPSSPSMIAQPQVAGSPPFVPLPVGLQLVRDTFFKLFPAATSDKDVSWRRLLHDGYHKESAPVAVSSLPKWDILQELAQGRKTEGSNADVLELVFYPCPKVDEGSLANNSWLQELPDAVTKICWDNALLLSPGTAKRYGINGRSEDSKKAEVVRIGSGNKWIEAAVLVVPGHADNSLSIALGYGRKQELRVAAGAGFNAYPLTQSRNFWWIQGLTIQKTNLFYPLAKSQEHQQMHEREIFKIASLDYYRKHPDFASKREADAIPEVSIYQNPYSDKREKGPAYTGGVWGGPYQWGMVIDLGSCVGCNSCVVACQSENNIPIVGKGQVMRGRIMQWIRIDSYFQGHEEGSQLYFEPMLCQQCENAPCEAVCPVYATVHSKDGLNVMVYNRCIGTRACAANCPYKVRRFNFFDYNKRDVLKKKKIGPFEIGNLYLGPFGDQGSPLTIQLQRNPNVTVRMRGVMEKCTFCVQRIEEAKIAVLAKAKGSLPQPIPTDRVKTACQAACPAEAIIFGNLADPQSSVSKWKKNERAFRILEELNTRPRITYLARINNPNPSMVSRNGDGEKEKL; encoded by the coding sequence ATGGATGAGCTGAAAGGAAAGGGAAAAATGAACCGGAGAACTTTTTTAAAAACCATATCCGCTGCCGCTATGGCCACAGGGACGATCACCGCGGGGGGATGCCGCAGGCCCGAGGCTTTTCTCGTTCCTTATACCAATAGTCCAGAGTGGGTTATTCCGGGGAAAGCCACTTTTTATGCTACCTCCAGGCAAACCCGTAACGGGGCCGAGCCGCTTCTCGTCGAATCGCATGAAGGCAGACCCACCCACATTCATCCCAACCCCCATTTTTCTGACTACGGCGTAAGCACGCAAACCCAGGCTTCCATTCTTGATCTTTATGATCCTGATCGGGATGGAAGGATTATTCGAAAAGGGGAAACGGTTTCTAAAAAAGAGTTCATCTCCTTTTTCAGAGAAAGAATGCAGCAGTATATCGACCGAAAAGGAGCGGGGTTGGCTATACTTTCTGTCCCGATTATTTCACCTACTTTCGATCGGCTTAAAGCGGATTTTGTTGAAAAATGTCCCCGATCGACTTTTGTATTTTACGATCCTGTCGGCAATGCCCGGAGAAATGAAGCCTTAAAACTTTTTTACGGCACCTCTCTCTTTCCTGTTTTTCATTGGGAGAAGGCCGATGTGATTCTTTCCCTCGGATGCGATTTTTGTGCGGGTGAAGAAGGAGTGGAATCCATTCGTGGATTTGCCCGGTCCAGGAAACTCAAGGATAAGAATGGATTGATGAGCCGTCTTTACGTCGTTGAAAATCGACTGACCGTTACCGGTTCCATGGCCGATCACCGGCTTGCCTTGAAGGTTTCCGATTTCGAATCCTTTTTGCTCTCTCTATGTTATTTTTTGGTCCAGCAAGGAGGATATGACAGCCTGAAGCCCCTTGTTGCTTCTTTTGGTTTACCCGCCGGTTGGGGCGAGGAGCGAACCCGGTGGATAAAAGAGCTGGCTAGGGATCTGCATGCGGCTCAAGCTCCCCTTGTCGTTATCAATAGAATGGCCTCCCTCCGAGAGCAAATTATTGTTTTTGCTCTCAACGAGGCTTTTGGACAAAGAAAAGCGATCCATTTCATTCCGGGGATCGAATCCGAGGGGGCATCCCTTGAAGAGCTTTGCGAAATGATAAAAAAAGAGGAGATAAAGGAGCTTGTCATTATCGGGACCAACCCGGTGTATAATGCTCCCGGGGATCTGGAATGGCCTAGGTTGCAGCGGAGCCTGCCTTCGGTTATCCATTTTGGGCTTTTGTATGACGAAACCGCCGCCTGCGCGGATTGGCATGTTCCATTAAACCACTACTTGGAATCGTGGGGAGATTCGAGAACTTCAAAAGGCATTTATGTCAGCCAGCAGCCTTTAATAGAACCTCTCTTCGGTTCCATCGGCTTATTGGAACTTATGGCCTTCATGAATGGGATGTGGGAGGCTATCGAAGAGCCGGAACCTTCTTCTCCTTCCATGATTGCCCAACCCCAGGTAGCGGGTTCTCCACCCTTTGTTCCGCTGCCTGTAGGCCTGCAGCTTGTTCGGGACACTTTTTTTAAACTTTTTCCCGCCGCGACATCGGATAAGGATGTCAGTTGGAGAAGGCTTTTGCATGATGGGTACCATAAAGAGTCTGCTCCTGTTGCCGTATCTTCTCTCCCCAAGTGGGATATCCTCCAAGAGCTTGCCCAGGGCCGTAAAACCGAAGGATCCAATGCGGATGTATTGGAACTTGTTTTCTATCCTTGTCCCAAAGTGGATGAGGGAAGCTTGGCCAATAACAGCTGGCTGCAGGAGCTGCCTGATGCTGTAACCAAGATATGTTGGGATAACGCCCTTTTGCTGAGTCCTGGCACCGCTAAACGTTATGGAATAAACGGGCGCAGCGAGGATTCAAAGAAAGCGGAAGTGGTGCGCATAGGGTCTGGAAACAAATGGATCGAAGCGGCTGTCCTTGTTGTTCCCGGCCATGCTGACAATTCCCTATCCATTGCCCTCGGCTACGGAAGAAAACAAGAATTGAGAGTGGCCGCAGGGGCTGGTTTTAATGCTTATCCTTTAACCCAAAGCCGAAATTTTTGGTGGATCCAGGGCCTGACGATTCAAAAGACAAACCTCTTTTACCCTTTAGCTAAATCCCAGGAGCATCAGCAGATGCATGAGAGGGAGATATTCAAGATCGCTTCGCTGGATTATTACCGCAAGCATCCCGATTTTGCCTCTAAGAGAGAAGCCGATGCCATTCCCGAGGTGTCCATATATCAAAACCCCTACTCGGATAAGCGTGAGAAGGGACCCGCTTACACCGGGGGAGTGTGGGGTGGACCTTATCAATGGGGGATGGTGATCGACTTGGGAAGCTGCGTGGGCTGCAATAGCTGTGTTGTTGCCTGCCAGAGCGAAAACAACATCCCGATCGTGGGAAAGGGGCAGGTTATGCGTGGACGGATTATGCAGTGGATAAGGATAGACAGTTATTTCCAAGGCCATGAAGAAGGATCCCAGCTCTATTTTGAACCTATGCTCTGCCAGCAATGTGAGAATGCTCCTTGCGAGGCGGTTTGCCCCGTGTATGCCACGGTTCATAGTAAAGATGGACTCAATGTCATGGTTTATAACCGCTGTATCGGCACAAGAGCCTGTGCTGCCAACTGTCCTTACAAGGTGAGGAGATTCAATTTCTTTGATTACAATAAGCGGGATGTTCTCAAGAAAAAGAAAATAGGTCCTTTTGAAATAGGTAATTTATATCTTGGTCCTTTTGGAGACCAAGGCTCTCCTTTGACGATACAACTTCAAAGAAATCCCAATGTTACGGTGAGAATGAGGGGGGTGATGGAGAAGTGTACTTTTTGCGTGCAACGCATTGAAGAAGCCAAGATTGCGGTTTTGGCGAAAGCCAAGGGATCTTTACCCCAGCCGATTCCTACAGATAGGGTTAAAACCGCCTGCCAAGCTGCTTGTCCCGCCGAAGCCATCATATTTGGCAATTTGGCCGATCCGCAGAGTTCGGTATCAAAATGGAAAAAGAATGAGAGAGCTTTTCGCATCTTGGAAGAGTTAAACACGAGGCCAAGGATTACTTATTTGGCAAGGATCAACAATCCCAATCCTTCGATGGTGTCTAGAAACGGTGATGGAGAAAAAGAAAAGCTATGA
- a CDS encoding cytochrome c3 family protein has protein sequence MGNLFSRSSNDLPPKIVLGIVVLGFLFVLAISYYFTPKYSRVGYMPTQPIPFDHALHTSQLGLDCRFCHSYVEKSGFSNLPTTQTCMNCHRQIKMDSPKLAPLRESWEMGKPIKWVRIHQLPDYVYFDHSAHVNRGVSCVSCHGKVNRMKEVYHDKPLSMSWCLDCHRNPEYFVRPQDKVFDMDWRPEDEGKEQIKMGKTLVKERGIHPPENCDACHR, from the coding sequence ATGGGTAACCTTTTCAGCCGTTCTTCCAACGATTTGCCTCCTAAGATAGTCTTGGGTATCGTGGTCCTGGGATTTCTCTTTGTCCTGGCCATCAGCTATTATTTTACTCCTAAATATTCCCGGGTTGGATATATGCCTACCCAGCCTATTCCCTTCGATCATGCTTTGCATACAAGTCAGCTCGGCCTGGATTGCCGGTTTTGCCATAGTTATGTAGAGAAAAGCGGTTTTTCTAACTTGCCTACAACCCAAACCTGCATGAACTGTCATCGGCAGATCAAGATGGATAGCCCTAAACTAGCTCCATTGAGAGAGAGCTGGGAAATGGGCAAGCCTATAAAATGGGTGCGAATCCACCAGCTTCCCGATTACGTTTATTTTGATCATTCCGCTCACGTCAACAGGGGCGTAAGCTGCGTCAGCTGCCATGGAAAGGTCAACCGCATGAAGGAAGTCTACCATGACAAGCCCTTGAGCATGAGCTGGTGCCTGGATTGCCATAGAAATCCCGAGTATTTTGTGAGACCTCAAGACAAGGTATTCGATATGGACTGGAGGCCGGAGGATGAAGGAAAAGAGCAAATCAAGATGGGTAAAACGCTGGTAAAAGAAAGAGGAATACATCCACCGGAAAATTGCGATGCTTGCCACAGGTAA
- a CDS encoding polyphenol oxidase family protein, giving the protein MITLQWEFFPALSFPTLKHGLSLRYPRDPDHPQTEEPLLRNSLGGIGLHASIPIARAGQPHGEAVAVLKDKTELYFPQADGLLTALPHVLLAIRIADCAALYLFDPRNSAIGLVHSGKKGTQLRIATKAVLEMKKNFESNPSDLIVQISPCIRFPHYEVDFVSDIIDQLKSCGVEKIFDSGKCTACQLERYFSYRAEKGNTGRMWAVLGLFPQ; this is encoded by the coding sequence ATGATTACCTTGCAATGGGAATTTTTCCCGGCTCTTTCCTTTCCCACTCTCAAGCACGGGCTGTCTCTTCGTTATCCCAGGGACCCCGATCACCCTCAAACGGAGGAACCCCTACTGAGAAATTCCTTGGGAGGTATTGGACTTCATGCCTCTATCCCCATCGCCCGAGCCGGTCAACCTCATGGAGAAGCCGTAGCGGTATTAAAAGACAAAACGGAGCTTTATTTCCCTCAAGCCGACGGCCTTTTAACCGCCCTTCCCCACGTTCTCCTGGCCATTCGGATTGCCGATTGTGCCGCTTTATACTTGTTTGATCCGAGGAACTCGGCCATCGGACTCGTCCATTCCGGCAAAAAAGGAACGCAACTAAGGATTGCAACAAAAGCGGTCCTAGAAATGAAAAAAAACTTTGAGTCCAATCCATCCGATCTGATCGTTCAAATAAGTCCCTGCATCCGTTTCCCCCATTACGAAGTCGATTTTGTTTCCGATATCATCGATCAGCTTAAATCCTGCGGAGTGGAAAAAATCTTTGACTCGGGAAAATGCACGGCTTGCCAGCTGGAACGCTACTTTTCCTATCGCGCTGAAAAGGGGAACACGGGAAGAATGTGGGCTGTCCTCGGCCTTTTTCCCCAATAA
- the hpnH gene encoding adenosyl-hopene transferase HpnH has product MVPLSQIWTVASYVLSKKLRGEKRYPLVLMLEPLFRCNLACAGCGKIQYPDHILNRRLTPEQCWKAAEECGAPIVSIAGGEPLVHKEIDRIVAGLIERKKYIYLCTNAILLRKRIDLFKPSKYLTFSIHLDGLKEEHDESVCREGVYETAVEGIREAVKRGFRVTINCTLFDGVDPQRVRAFFDEAMNLGIEGIMVSPGYSYQKAPDQEHFLQRNNTRELFRQILKERKKSWKFNLSPLFLEFLQGNIEYDCTPWGNPTYNIFGWQKPCYLLQDGYVKSFKELIENTPWEKYGYRSGNPKCANCMVHSGYEATAVNDTFGSWKGFVKTVKASLS; this is encoded by the coding sequence ATGGTGCCCTTATCTCAAATCTGGACGGTGGCGAGTTATGTCTTGAGTAAAAAGCTCAGGGGGGAAAAAAGATATCCTCTTGTCCTCATGCTGGAACCTCTTTTTCGATGCAATCTCGCCTGTGCCGGTTGTGGAAAAATTCAGTATCCCGACCACATATTAAACCGAAGGCTGACGCCCGAACAGTGCTGGAAGGCTGCAGAAGAATGTGGAGCTCCCATTGTGAGCATAGCGGGTGGAGAACCGCTCGTGCACAAGGAAATAGACCGGATCGTTGCCGGGCTCATCGAAAGAAAAAAATACATTTATCTTTGTACCAACGCGATTCTTTTACGAAAAAGGATCGATTTATTCAAGCCGAGCAAGTATTTGACGTTTAGTATCCATCTGGATGGACTGAAGGAAGAACATGATGAATCGGTTTGCCGTGAAGGAGTTTATGAAACGGCTGTTGAAGGGATTAGAGAGGCGGTGAAGAGGGGCTTTAGGGTCACGATTAACTGCACTTTATTTGATGGAGTTGATCCCCAAAGGGTTAGAGCTTTCTTTGACGAAGCCATGAATCTAGGGATCGAAGGCATAATGGTCTCACCCGGTTACAGCTACCAAAAAGCTCCCGACCAGGAACATTTTCTCCAGAGGAATAATACGAGAGAACTTTTCAGGCAGATTTTAAAAGAAAGAAAAAAAAGCTGGAAATTCAATCTTTCTCCCCTTTTCCTGGAATTTCTGCAGGGTAACATCGAATATGATTGTACACCCTGGGGAAATCCGACCTATAATATCTTTGGCTGGCAGAAACCTTGCTATCTTCTCCAGGATGGTTATGTGAAAAGCTTTAAGGAGCTCATCGAGAACACGCCATGGGAGAAATATGGATATAGGAGTGGGAATCCAAAGTGCGCCAACTGCATGGTGCATTCAGGTTATGAAGCTACGGCGGTAAACGATACGTTTGGCTCTTGGAAAGGTTTTGTTAAAACGGTCAAAGCCTCGTTATCTTAA
- a CDS encoding Sec-independent protein translocase subunit TatA/TatB — protein sequence MIFAFGLPSGSEWFWIFVVVFLLFGAKKLPELARGLGKALGEFHKAKEEFEKEVREASKVQTEEPVSKGSPFPTPEGTVPRITEKEESSKGGV from the coding sequence ATGATCTTTGCATTTGGATTACCATCGGGCTCGGAATGGTTTTGGATCTTTGTGGTCGTTTTTCTTCTTTTCGGAGCAAAAAAATTACCAGAGCTGGCAAGGGGATTGGGTAAAGCCCTGGGTGAATTTCATAAAGCGAAAGAAGAATTCGAAAAAGAGGTTAGGGAGGCAAGCAAGGTCCAAACGGAGGAGCCTGTTTCCAAGGGTAGCCCATTTCCCACTCCTGAGGGAACGGTGCCTAGAATTACCGAGAAAGAAGAATCAAGCAAGGGCGGTGTTTAA
- the ispG gene encoding (E)-4-hydroxy-3-methylbut-2-enyl-diphosphate synthase, whose protein sequence is MFTDKTHFCSYKRRQAREVAVGKVKLGGGNPVAIQSMLTSDTMDTTACLKETLELVESGCQIVRITAPTVKDASNLEFIRRGLNDRGCDVPLVADIHFKPEAAMEAARWVEKVRINPGNFADRKKFIIRSYTDEEYNQELQRIEQAFLPLVELCRKRKIALRIGTNHGSLSDRIMNRFGDTPQGMVESALEYAAVCRKHDFHDFVFSMKASNPRIMISAYRKLIQTLERLGEDWNYPVHVGVTEAGDGEDGRIKSAIGIGSLLADGIGDTIRVSLTEKSVYEIPVAAKLLSVVDELAQAPSPRLNSFSFSPPLEYNRRPTTKIDLGIAIGGDEPVRVAVPSSHYEYLKSRPPGKDFVAEFPYDPSAIVELDLDDIDSILALRDKPARLVTIKDGCPYPPLYAFRALASLLDPSWPILLKDTFFPLRDQGLGDREKNLIASSLHLGSLLCDGIGDAILLRRDPDPSYGLVLSYAILQAAGNRTVKTEYVACPSCGRTLFDLQTTTARIKKATGHLKGIKIAVMGCIVNGPGEMADADFGYVGGAPGKVNLYVGKKPVRFNIPEAEAVDALIDLIKKEGKWMDSAS, encoded by the coding sequence GCTCGTGGAAAGTGGTTGTCAAATCGTAAGGATAACAGCCCCCACGGTGAAGGACGCATCGAACTTGGAGTTTATACGCCGGGGGTTGAACGATAGGGGTTGTGACGTCCCCCTGGTTGCCGACATCCATTTTAAACCTGAAGCGGCAATGGAAGCGGCGCGGTGGGTTGAAAAAGTGCGCATCAATCCGGGAAATTTTGCCGATCGAAAAAAATTTATCATCAGGTCCTATACCGATGAGGAATACAATCAAGAGCTCCAGAGGATCGAACAAGCCTTTTTACCCCTTGTTGAACTTTGCAGGAAGAGAAAAATCGCCCTGCGTATCGGGACGAATCATGGCTCTCTTTCGGATAGAATCATGAACCGCTTCGGAGATACCCCGCAGGGTATGGTTGAGAGTGCCCTGGAATACGCAGCGGTCTGCAGGAAGCATGATTTTCATGATTTTGTGTTCTCGATGAAAGCTTCCAATCCCCGGATAATGATTTCTGCCTACCGGAAGCTTATACAGACCCTGGAGAGGCTGGGGGAGGATTGGAATTATCCCGTGCATGTGGGTGTAACGGAAGCTGGAGATGGAGAAGATGGTCGAATCAAGAGCGCCATAGGAATAGGCAGCCTGCTTGCCGATGGTATCGGGGATACGATTCGGGTTTCCCTTACCGAAAAGAGCGTTTATGAAATTCCCGTGGCGGCAAAACTCCTTTCTGTCGTTGATGAATTGGCACAAGCCCCTTCACCGAGATTGAATTCCTTTTCCTTTTCCCCTCCCTTGGAATACAACAGGCGGCCAACGACAAAAATCGACTTGGGTATAGCTATAGGCGGAGATGAGCCGGTGCGGGTGGCCGTCCCCTCATCCCACTATGAATATCTTAAAAGCCGTCCCCCGGGGAAAGATTTTGTAGCTGAATTTCCCTATGATCCTTCTGCAATCGTTGAACTCGATCTCGACGATATCGATTCTATCCTTGCTCTTAGGGATAAACCTGCCCGGCTGGTGACGATCAAAGACGGTTGCCCTTATCCTCCCCTGTATGCTTTTAGAGCCCTGGCCTCCCTGCTGGATCCCTCTTGGCCCATACTTTTGAAGGATACGTTTTTCCCCTTAAGGGACCAGGGCTTGGGGGATAGAGAAAAAAACCTGATTGCTTCGAGTCTTCATCTTGGCTCCCTCTTGTGCGATGGCATAGGGGATGCGATATTGCTCAGGCGCGATCCTGATCCATCTTACGGCTTGGTTCTCTCTTATGCTATTTTGCAAGCGGCGGGTAATCGGACGGTCAAGACCGAGTACGTGGCTTGCCCCTCTTGTGGAAGAACGCTTTTTGACCTCCAGACAACGACGGCTCGGATCAAGAAAGCCACGGGTCATCTCAAGGGGATCAAGATTGCCGTCATGGGCTGCATCGTTAACGGTCCTGGAGAAATGGCTGATGCGGATTTTGGCTACGTGGGTGGAGCTCCGGGGAAAGTTAATCTTTACGTGGGGAAGAAGCCCGTTCGGTTTAACATCCCCGAGGCTGAGGCCGTGGATGCCCTCATCGATCTCATCAAGAAAGAAGGAAAATGGATGGATTCTGCAAGTTAA